A genomic stretch from Serratia entomophila includes:
- the tusB gene encoding sulfurtransferase complex subunit TusB, translated as MLYTLSHSPTQCDLPALLRLTAAGDDLLLLQDGVLAGLAGSAHLELLLGAPISLYALQDDLEARGLSGHFSHRITVIGYNHFVELTEKHRSQMAW; from the coding sequence ATGCTGTATACCCTGAGCCATTCTCCCACTCAATGCGATTTACCTGCGCTGCTGCGCCTGACGGCGGCGGGCGATGACCTGCTGTTGTTGCAGGACGGCGTGCTGGCCGGGCTGGCCGGCAGCGCGCATCTTGAATTGCTGCTCGGCGCCCCCATATCCCTGTATGCGCTGCAGGACGACCTGGAAGCCAGAGGGTTGTCTGGTCATTTTTCGCACAGAATCACCGTCATCGGCTATAATCACTTCGTTGAATTAACCGAAAAACACCGCAGCCAAATGGCCTGGTGA
- the rpsL gene encoding 30S ribosomal protein S12: MATINQLVRKPRSVKAAKSNVPALEACPQKRGVCTRVYTTTPKKPNSALRKVCRVRLTNGFEVTSYIGGEGHNLQEHSVILIRGGRVKDLPGVRYHTVRGALDCSGVKDRKQARSKYGVKKPKA; this comes from the coding sequence ATGGCAACAATTAATCAGCTGGTTCGCAAACCACGCTCTGTGAAGGCTGCTAAAAGCAACGTTCCAGCGCTGGAAGCTTGCCCGCAGAAACGTGGCGTATGTACCCGCGTATATACCACCACCCCGAAAAAACCAAACTCCGCACTGCGTAAAGTTTGCCGTGTGCGTTTGACCAACGGTTTCGAAGTGACTTCCTACATCGGTGGTGAAGGTCACAACCTGCAGGAACACTCCGTGATCCTGATCCGTGGCGGTCGTGTTAAAGACCTGCCAGGTGTGCGTTACCACACCGTTCGTGGCGCACTTGACTGCTCCGGTGTTAAAGACCGTAAGCAAGCTCGTTCCAAGTACGGCGTGAAGAAGCCAAAGGCTTAA
- the rpsG gene encoding 30S ribosomal protein S7 yields the protein MPRRRVIGQRKILPDPKFGSELLAKFVNILMVDGKKSTAEAIVYTALETLAQRSGKEHLEAFEVALDNVRPTVEVKSRRVGGSTYQVPVEVRPVRRNALAMRWIVDAARKRGDKSMALRLANELSDAAENKGSAVKKREDVHRMAEANKAFAHYRW from the coding sequence ATGCCACGTCGTCGCGTAATCGGCCAACGTAAAATCCTGCCAGATCCTAAGTTCGGATCCGAGCTGTTGGCCAAATTTGTAAATATCCTGATGGTAGATGGTAAAAAATCTACTGCAGAAGCAATCGTCTATACCGCGCTGGAGACCCTGGCTCAGCGTTCTGGTAAAGAACATCTGGAAGCTTTCGAAGTCGCTCTCGACAACGTTCGCCCGACTGTAGAAGTTAAGTCGCGCCGCGTTGGTGGTTCTACTTATCAGGTACCAGTTGAAGTCCGCCCGGTCCGTCGTAATGCTCTGGCAATGCGTTGGATCGTTGATGCTGCACGTAAACGCGGTGATAAATCCATGGCTCTGCGCCTGGCGAACGAGCTGTCTGACGCAGCAGAGAACAAAGGTTCTGCTGTTAAGAAGCGTGAAGACGTTCACCGTATGGCCGAAGCCAACAAGGCGTTCGCCCACTACCGCTGGTAA
- the fusA gene encoding elongation factor G: MARTTPIERYRNIGISAHIDAGKTTTTERILFYTGVNHKIGEVHDGAATMDWMEQEQERGITITSAATTAFWSGMAKQFEPHRVNIIDTPGHVDFTIEVERSMRVLDGAVMVYCAVGGVQPQSETVWRQANKYKVPRIAFVNKMDRMGANFLKVVGQIKSRLGANPVPLQLAIGAEEKFTGVIDLVKMKAINWNEDDAGVTFEYEEIPADMQELAAEWHQNLVESAAEASDELMDKYLGGEELTEEEIKTALRQRVLNNEIILVTCGSAFKNKGVQAMLDAVVDYLPSPVDVPAINGILDDGKDTPAERHASDEEPFAALAFKIATDPFVGNLTFFRVYSGIVNSGDTVLNSVKAARERLGRIVQMHANKREEIKEVRAGDIAAAIGLKDVTTGDTLCDPNHVIILERMEFPEPVISVAVEPKTKADQEKMGLALGRLAKEDPSFRVWTDEESGQTIIAGMGELHLDILVDRMKREFNVEANVGKPQVAYREAIRAKVTDIEGKHAKQSGGRGQYGHVVIDMYPLEPGSNAKGYEFVNDIKGGVIPTEYIPAIDKGLQEQMKSGPLAGYPVVDLGVRLHFGSFHDVDSSELAFKLAASIAFKDGFKKAKPVLLEPIMKVEVETPEENTGDVIGDLSRRRGQLKGQESNATGVQIHAEVPLSEMFGYATQLRSLTKGRASYSMEFLKYDDAPNNVAQAVIEARGK, from the coding sequence ATGGCTCGTACAACACCCATTGAGCGCTATCGTAACATCGGTATCAGTGCTCACATCGACGCCGGTAAAACCACCACTACCGAACGTATTCTGTTCTACACCGGTGTAAACCACAAAATCGGTGAAGTTCATGACGGCGCTGCCACCATGGACTGGATGGAACAGGAGCAGGAGCGTGGTATTACCATCACTTCTGCAGCGACAACTGCTTTCTGGTCTGGTATGGCCAAGCAGTTTGAGCCGCACCGCGTAAACATCATCGACACCCCAGGGCACGTTGACTTCACCATCGAAGTAGAACGTTCCATGCGTGTTCTTGATGGTGCGGTAATGGTTTACTGTGCTGTTGGTGGTGTTCAGCCGCAGTCTGAAACCGTATGGCGTCAGGCTAACAAATACAAAGTTCCACGCATCGCGTTCGTTAACAAAATGGACCGTATGGGTGCTAACTTCCTGAAAGTTGTTGGTCAGATCAAATCTCGTCTGGGCGCGAATCCAGTGCCATTGCAGCTGGCTATCGGCGCAGAAGAGAAATTCACCGGCGTTATCGACCTGGTGAAAATGAAAGCCATCAACTGGAACGAAGACGATGCAGGCGTGACCTTCGAATACGAAGAGATCCCGGCTGACATGCAAGAGCTGGCCGCAGAATGGCACCAGAACCTGGTTGAATCTGCAGCTGAAGCTTCTGATGAGCTGATGGACAAGTACCTGGGCGGCGAAGAGCTGACCGAGGAAGAAATCAAGACCGCTCTGCGTCAGCGCGTGCTGAACAACGAAATCATCCTGGTTACCTGTGGTTCTGCCTTTAAAAACAAAGGCGTGCAGGCAATGCTGGATGCGGTAGTTGATTATCTGCCATCGCCAGTTGACGTACCTGCGATCAACGGCATCCTGGATGACGGTAAAGATACTCCGGCTGAGCGTCACGCTAGCGATGAAGAGCCATTTGCTGCACTGGCCTTCAAAATTGCTACCGACCCATTCGTGGGCAACCTGACCTTCTTCCGCGTGTACTCCGGTATCGTTAACTCCGGTGACACCGTACTGAACTCCGTGAAGGCTGCGCGTGAGCGTCTGGGCCGTATCGTTCAGATGCACGCTAACAAGCGTGAAGAGATCAAAGAAGTTCGCGCAGGCGACATCGCTGCGGCTATCGGTCTGAAAGACGTGACTACCGGTGACACTCTGTGTGATCCAAACCACGTGATCATTCTGGAGCGCATGGAGTTCCCTGAGCCGGTAATCTCCGTTGCAGTTGAACCGAAAACCAAAGCTGACCAAGAAAAAATGGGTCTGGCTCTGGGCCGTCTGGCGAAAGAAGACCCATCATTCCGCGTATGGACTGACGAAGAATCAGGTCAGACTATCATCGCAGGTATGGGTGAACTTCACCTGGACATCCTGGTTGACCGCATGAAGCGTGAATTCAACGTAGAAGCTAACGTGGGTAAACCTCAGGTTGCTTACCGTGAAGCGATTCGCGCCAAAGTTACCGATATCGAAGGTAAACACGCCAAGCAGTCTGGTGGTCGTGGTCAGTATGGTCATGTTGTTATCGACATGTACCCACTGGAGCCGGGCTCAAATGCGAAAGGCTACGAGTTCGTCAATGACATCAAAGGTGGTGTGATTCCAACCGAATACATCCCTGCCATTGATAAAGGCCTGCAGGAGCAGATGAAGTCTGGTCCACTGGCGGGTTACCCGGTAGTTGATCTCGGTGTGCGTCTGCATTTCGGTTCTTTCCACGATGTTGACTCCTCCGAATTGGCGTTTAAACTGGCCGCGTCTATCGCCTTTAAAGATGGCTTTAAGAAAGCGAAACCTGTTTTGCTTGAGCCGATCATGAAGGTTGAAGTTGAAACGCCGGAAGAGAACACTGGTGACGTCATCGGTGACCTTAGCCGTCGTCGTGGTCAACTGAAAGGTCAGGAATCCAACGCTACCGGCGTTCAGATTCACGCTGAAGTTCCGTTGTCCGAGATGTTCGGTTACGCAACTCAACTGCGTTCTCTGACCAAAGGCCGTGCTTCTTACTCCATGGAGTTCCTGAAGTACGATGATGCGCCGAACAACGTCGCTCAGGCCGTTATTGAAGCCCGTGGCAAATAA